A part of Myxococcus landrumus genomic DNA contains:
- a CDS encoding DoxX family protein yields MKLASVFPAPPSTTASVGLLVLRVVAGAAFMLHGWSKIQNPFGWMGPEASVPGVFQALAALSEFGGGLAWILGALVPLASLGIFFTMAVATHFHAVIKGDPFVGHTGSYEIALLYLALAVAMMTVGPGKFSVDALLRKKLARE; encoded by the coding sequence ATGAAGCTCGCATCTGTGTTTCCCGCTCCCCCGTCCACGACCGCCAGCGTGGGTCTGCTCGTGCTTCGCGTCGTCGCCGGCGCGGCGTTCATGCTGCACGGGTGGTCCAAGATTCAGAACCCCTTCGGCTGGATGGGCCCGGAGGCCTCCGTGCCGGGCGTCTTCCAGGCGCTGGCCGCCCTTTCCGAGTTCGGCGGCGGGCTCGCGTGGATTCTGGGCGCGCTGGTGCCCCTGGCGTCCCTGGGCATCTTCTTCACGATGGCCGTCGCGACGCACTTCCACGCGGTCATCAAGGGTGACCCGTTCGTCGGCCACACGGGCAGCTACGAGATTGCCCTGCTCTACCTCGCCCTCGCCGTGGCGATGATGACCGTGGGCCCCGGCAAGTTCTCCGTGGACGCCCTGCTGCGCAAGAAGCTCGCGCGGGAGTAG
- a CDS encoding SDR family NAD(P)-dependent oxidoreductase, producing MNVLVTGASAGFGKAIARRFIQEGAKVIATGRRLDLLEALRAELGERLLPVKLDVTERDGVKQVLGALPSEFAEVDVLVNNAGLALGLETAQAARVEDWDVMVDTNVKGLLYCTHAVLPGMVARNRGHIVNMGSVAADFPYPGGNVYGATKAFVQQFSLNLRADLLGTAVRVTDIEPGLVGGTEFSNVRFRGDDTRAASVYANTQPLTPEDIADAVHWVTTRPAHVNINVMSLMPVAQAFGPLAVKRQA from the coding sequence ATGAACGTGTTGGTCACGGGAGCCTCGGCGGGGTTTGGCAAGGCCATCGCGCGCCGGTTCATCCAAGAAGGCGCGAAGGTCATCGCCACCGGGCGTCGGCTGGACTTGTTGGAGGCGCTGCGCGCGGAGCTGGGCGAGCGCCTGTTGCCGGTGAAGCTGGACGTGACGGAGCGCGACGGGGTGAAGCAGGTGCTGGGCGCGCTTCCCTCGGAGTTCGCGGAGGTGGATGTCCTGGTCAACAACGCCGGGTTGGCGCTGGGGCTGGAGACGGCGCAGGCGGCGCGTGTCGAGGACTGGGATGTGATGGTCGACACGAACGTGAAGGGGCTCTTGTACTGCACCCACGCCGTGCTGCCGGGCATGGTGGCGCGCAACCGGGGGCACATCGTCAACATGGGCTCGGTGGCGGCGGACTTCCCGTATCCGGGGGGCAACGTGTACGGCGCGACCAAGGCCTTCGTGCAGCAGTTCAGCCTCAACCTGCGCGCGGACCTGCTGGGCACGGCGGTGCGAGTGACGGACATCGAGCCGGGCCTCGTAGGTGGGACGGAGTTCTCCAACGTCCGCTTCCGGGGTGACGACACGCGTGCCGCGTCCGTCTACGCCAACACCCAGCCGCTGACGCCCGAGGACATCGCGGACGCGGTGCACTGGGTGACGACGCGGCCCGCGCACGTGAACATCAACGTCATGTCGCTGATGCCGGTGGCCCAGGCCTTCGGGCCGCTCGCGGTGAAGCGGCAGGCCTGA
- a CDS encoding PAS domain S-box protein — MPPASPARELLTVSAARAGLRVVDGMEGAALVLVDLTAPSNGPALRAVLDSPRASHITLVALVEPSEQGFAAAEPLRPADVITVPVSPHELVFRLQRAAGRHLEREGQERGQEDLSLLLELTADYAETSDVEALLHGVTRRLAEKLDIARATLVMLGRNADEGVIVAASDDPALKDLRIELSRYPEIREVMRTGRPVVMDEAPTHPLLGDLERRAVAARGIHAIAALPLPIRGQVRGVLLLRAAGRRRTFTAREIDFLTTVAHATAVALRNASVLQSVRGQTEAEKTARLAAEEQAASFKPYQLFFAHVSEGVAILDDKASVLSLNPSGAAMLELPATEARGRHLHQVTQPLDDGVLMELVTAASRGESRSGVDVEVRTGAGRRLTLSMSAAPLRDEDAATILSFRDVTDARKLEDELRQTKDFLERLIDSSVDAIIAADLKGRIILFNKGAEALCGYTAQEAMANLTVEQLYQPGVARKIMATLRGSEHGGKGRMALTREELVHRSGERVPVNMTASLVYEGGREVFSVGIFTDMRDRMKLERKLSDVETRLEESEKSAVIVALAGTAAHELNQPLTSVMGYAELLKRKLKEEDFAWKPVDIIYREAERMAEIVRKIGKITRYETKAYMGEQQILDLDKATSHED; from the coding sequence GTGCCCCCGGCTTCCCCCGCACGAGAGCTGCTCACCGTGTCGGCCGCGCGCGCGGGTCTGCGTGTCGTGGACGGCATGGAGGGCGCTGCCCTCGTGCTGGTGGACCTGACCGCGCCCAGCAATGGGCCCGCCCTGCGTGCGGTGCTCGACTCGCCTCGGGCCTCGCACATCACCCTGGTGGCGCTGGTGGAGCCGTCTGAGCAGGGCTTCGCCGCCGCCGAGCCCCTGCGGCCCGCCGACGTCATCACTGTTCCCGTGTCGCCCCATGAGCTCGTCTTCCGGCTCCAGCGCGCCGCGGGCCGCCACCTGGAGCGCGAGGGACAGGAGCGAGGCCAGGAGGACCTGTCGCTCCTCTTGGAGCTGACCGCCGACTACGCGGAGACCTCCGATGTGGAGGCGCTCCTGCACGGCGTCACCCGCCGGCTGGCGGAGAAGCTGGACATCGCGCGTGCCACGCTGGTGATGCTGGGCCGCAACGCCGACGAAGGGGTCATCGTCGCGGCCAGCGATGACCCGGCGCTCAAGGACCTGCGCATCGAGCTCTCCCGCTACCCGGAGATTCGCGAGGTGATGCGCACCGGTCGTCCGGTGGTGATGGACGAGGCCCCCACGCATCCGCTCCTCGGCGACCTGGAGCGCCGGGCCGTGGCCGCGCGAGGCATCCACGCCATCGCCGCGCTGCCGCTGCCCATCCGAGGCCAGGTGCGAGGCGTCCTGCTCCTGCGAGCGGCGGGACGGCGGCGCACGTTCACCGCGCGGGAGATCGACTTCCTCACCACGGTGGCGCATGCCACGGCGGTGGCGCTGCGCAACGCCTCGGTGCTCCAGTCCGTGAGGGGCCAGACGGAGGCGGAGAAGACCGCGCGTCTGGCGGCCGAGGAGCAGGCCGCGTCCTTCAAGCCCTACCAGCTCTTCTTCGCGCACGTCAGCGAAGGCGTGGCCATCCTCGACGACAAGGCGAGCGTGCTGTCGCTCAACCCGTCGGGCGCGGCGATGCTGGAGCTTCCGGCGACCGAGGCACGCGGGCGCCACCTGCATCAGGTGACGCAGCCGTTGGATGACGGTGTGTTGATGGAGCTGGTGACGGCGGCCTCCCGGGGCGAGTCTCGCTCGGGCGTGGACGTGGAGGTACGCACGGGCGCGGGGCGCCGGCTGACCTTGTCCATGTCCGCCGCGCCGCTGCGGGACGAGGACGCGGCCACCATCCTCTCGTTCCGCGACGTCACCGACGCGCGCAAGCTGGAGGACGAGCTGCGCCAGACGAAGGACTTCCTGGAGCGGCTCATTGACTCGTCGGTGGACGCCATCATCGCCGCCGACTTGAAGGGGCGCATCATCCTCTTCAACAAGGGCGCTGAGGCCCTGTGTGGTTACACCGCGCAGGAGGCCATGGCGAACCTCACCGTGGAGCAGCTCTACCAGCCCGGCGTGGCCCGCAAAATCATGGCCACCCTGCGCGGCTCGGAGCATGGCGGCAAGGGCCGCATGGCGCTCACCCGCGAGGAGCTGGTGCACCGCTCCGGCGAGCGCGTGCCCGTCAACATGACGGCGTCGCTCGTGTACGAGGGCGGGCGCGAGGTCTTCAGCGTCGGCATCTTCACGGACATGCGCGACCGGATGAAGCTGGAGCGCAAGCTGTCGGACGTGGAGACGCGGCTGGAGGAGAGCGAGAAGAGCGCCGTCATCGTCGCGCTCGCCGGCACCGCGGCGCATGAGCTGAACCAGCCGCTCACGTCGGTGATGGGCTACGCGGAGCTGCTCAAGCGCAAGCTGAAGGAGGAGGACTTCGCCTGGAAGCCGGTGGACATCATCTACCGCGAGGCGGAGCGCATGGCCGAAATCGTGCGGAAGATCGGCAAGATCACCCGCTACGAGACGAAGGCGTACATGGGGGAGCAGCAGATTCTCGACCTGGACAAGGCGACCTCCCATGAAGACTGA